Below is a window of Lacrimispora xylanolytica DNA.
ATCGGCCGGTCCCTACGACTCTGGCTCCGGCTGCTTTTGCAAGATCCGGCATGATTTCGGGAACCGGGTTTGCCATGGCAAAAAGAATGGCATCAGAATTCATGGAAGCGACCATCTCCTGAGTTACAATCCCGGGAGCAGAAACACCTACGAAAATATCAGCTCCTTTTAAGGCATCCGCCAGGGAGCCCCTCATACCTGTAAGGTTGGTCACCTCTGTCATCTTTTCCTGCATCCAATTTAAGCCTTCCATACCCTTTGCCAGGATGCCGATACGATCACACATAATAATGTTTGTAAATCCATAGGTCAAAAGAAGCTTTGTAATGGCAATTCCGGCAGAACCTGCTCCATTTACCACAACGCGGCATTCTTCCATTGTCTTTCCGGTAACCTTTAAAGCATTGATGATTCCGGCTAACACCACAATGGCTGTTCCGTGCTGGTCATCATGAAAAACAGGAATATTAAGAAGCTCCTTAAGCCGTTCTTCAATTTCAAAGCAGCGTGGAGCAGATATATCTTCTAAGTTGATTCCCCCAAAGGCAGGAGCGATATGAACAACGGTTTTAATGATCTCTTCCGTATCCTGGGTATCCAGACAGATCGGGATCGCATTGATTCCTCCAAATTCTTTGAAAAGAACGGCCTTTCCTTCCATGACCGGCATGGCAGCCAGAGGACCGATGTTTCCAAGGCCAAGAACAGCGCTTCCGTCTGAGACTACAGCTACTGTATTGGATTTCATGGTATACTTATAAGCAGCTTCCGGATTCTCGGCAATGACCTTGCAGGGTTCAGCCACTCCAGGTGTATAAGCAAGGGCAAGATCTTCCCTGGTTTTGACCTTTGCTTTGGAATTTATTTCCAGCTTTCCGTTCCATTCTTCATGCAGCAATAAAGCTTTCTCGTTGGTTGTCATAATCAGTTTGTCCTTTTTTTCGCAGTTTTTATTATATCATACCAATTTTAGGGTTTTAAATCAATAGAAAATGTGTTAGAATATAGAGTAATTAATTTTTAGCAAACGAATAATATAAGGAAATTAAAGATACAGGTGGTACTATGAGAGAACGAATCAACAGGCTGGCAAAAGGCATCATTGATTCTGAAATTCCAAAGATAAAGGTTACCCCATCGGGAATTGATGATGTGGTGCGCTCCGGAGGAGCTACCAGGCGGGAGCTTGTCGTTACCAGTGAGAATAATCTGCACATAAAAGGACTTGCCTATTCCTCAAACTTCCGCGTCAGGCTGATTAGCGGAGCATTTGGCGGTACATATAACCATCTGGTCTATGAGATAAACGGAAGTTTCTTGGAAGATGGGGATGTCATTAAGGGATCTTTTTACCTGGTTACCAATGGCGGCGAGAGAGAAGTCCCTTATTCTTTTCGTGTGGAGCTTGGTACGTCAGGAAAAGCGCTCAGTGATTTAAAGACAGCAGAAGATTTTGCAGATGCTGCAAAGAAAGATATGGACACGGCTCTTCGTTTATTCGAGTACCGGGATTTTGTTACGGCTCCTTTTATGGATGATCTCCACATAAGGGCCATATATGACGGATTAAAGGGAAGACCGGACAGACGAAAAGAACTGGAAGAGTTTTTGACCGCTCTTAAGGTAAAGAAACCGGTCGTGCTGTCGGTGGATGATAAGGAGCTAAGATTTGGAGAACTGGAGGACG
It encodes the following:
- a CDS encoding NAD(P)-dependent malic enzyme produces the protein MTTNEKALLLHEEWNGKLEINSKAKVKTREDLALAYTPGVAEPCKVIAENPEAAYKYTMKSNTVAVVSDGSAVLGLGNIGPLAAMPVMEGKAVLFKEFGGINAIPICLDTQDTEEIIKTVVHIAPAFGGINLEDISAPRCFEIEERLKELLNIPVFHDDQHGTAIVVLAGIINALKVTGKTMEECRVVVNGAGSAGIAITKLLLTYGFTNIIMCDRIGILAKGMEGLNWMQEKMTEVTNLTGMRGSLADALKGADIFVGVSAPGIVTQEMVASMNSDAILFAMANPVPEIMPDLAKAAGARVVGTGRSDFPNQVNNVVVFPGIFKGAMEGRSSSITEEMKLAAAVAIAELVAPSELDENNILPEAFDPRVADAVSQAVKDHIRQA